cAGGGACTGCCTGGCCTACCGCGTTACCGGGAAGTTCCCGGCGAGTTTGCACTTGTtttgcaaattttaaaaatcgaatttgaaattatttgcaattaatttgctaaatatttgtTGTTTGGATAATTAGCGTAACGGACCTGCATATACATACACTACAACTCGgttaaggggcctcgctacggtcattatttaaggggcaacatttaggcaatttctaatcttgtCATAGCCGTCCGGGATCtatgtgttagttgtaaatgattataagTGTGAGTGAAATTAAAGCGGGTATCCTATCTCGTATGCGCATGCACATGACAATAACTCGATAACCGTATAAATTTCACTAcacgaattttacaaaaacacacatttgttttgacataattaaagttagttaacgttgtctgattttgattctgaaaaaatatttgaatacagcAGTAAAATGTCTGAAGATCGTACAaaacattttctgtttttaattttaattatgattcgaaaaagtttatattttcaagttttcaatttcagttcacaataatataaaatttattttttacaaagtgCTTCATAggatctatagacaattttctggtGAGTAAAATTTTtcttcagaatcaaaatcggacaacgttaactaactttaaatttgtaaatactttagGTCATTTCAGCTAAAATTGACGGCAGTAGCAaggagaattatttttaatctttacagtataaacaaatttatttctaatgatatcattatatcatattCGCTGTGACCACTGCAGAATTTGTTTTTActgaggtaggtacctatattttgattatattattgcataggTTCCCAACCTATGGTCCGCGAGACATTGTGAGGTGGTCCGTGAGCCATAcctacaaattgtaaaaatattttaataatttaattttcctttGAGGCATAACACTAATTATTAACAATCGTGTATAGTACgtcgtttatttataaatttatattacatagtgAAACCCATGTTATTATTTCAACCGataatttaatctttttttttacattgttatttgttacattACGATTAGATTATATCGGCACAATTAACAGATTATGTTCaaagttgaatataatattgttagtttTTGTTGTTAGTGTCTCCGTACCCGTATTCCGTAGTCGAAGTTTGtgctgtttttaatttttcgtgtATTAAATTGTCGAAATGTGGCTCCGAAAAAAAAGTATGACGATGGATACATACAATTTGGATTTATTGCAATTGGAACTAACCGTGAAATTCGACAGCAGTGTGTAATATGTGCCACCGTTCTCAGTAATGATgccagtaataataattattgtatcattaaTGACTTTGTGACATTTTTTGGGTGCATAATCCTtggttataaaagttgaatattttataaatttttaactacaaaaacatttttaatttttaaatttgataaaaatttcaaaaatcaaactttaaaagcttataaaaaaaaattgggcccatgtattttttatatttttcaactgttatttaagcaatatatctTTTTggctcaacaaataaaatgttatcgatttctataaaaaaaaaattaaaaattgaaaacagcttgtaaacaacacaaaaaaggtcataatattttgaaaattttatcaagtataggaattgataaaataaacatacgaTATAAAATCTCAaatgtctacggttattcgtttttaaattacaacaaaataagaaaatccctacatgagaaatcgagtggatatccaatattgtaaaaatgttaacttctaacgctcataaaattttaatttgactttcttagacgtttttttttttataaaagtaaataaccctataaggaatcttgtattacattttaaaatcttggatttaaaaagaaaaattttaaagaatttctaattcaaaataatttgcacattttcgtgatgtTTACGCCTTTTAACAGGCGTatcgattaaataataataattattaaaagtacgttatacccgcatgtgttgtctccgtcttacaagtgcgtaacatagcaaattgtacgctcagcgatacacgtgtagctccgttaatataaaaatcagagcgaattgacctcttataaaatcttaaggtaagattattatctaggcaacctcatgggctttttagtatattttaattttaaagcgagttatgagtatttcaaaatgtataaaaaatttacaattttaaaatactcataactcgcgttaaaattaaaatataataaaaagcccatgaggttgcctagataataatcttaacttaagattttataagaggtcaattcgctctaatttttatattaacggactcacttgtaagacggagacaaccaGTGGCGGTTCTGGTAGTATTTTTTTGGTGAGGCAACCTAtgtatcaccccccccccccccccatacaaaattagaattcacaataaatctaatttaaaaacataaaaaaaaatccacacaGACTTCACTTTACCCAACAACAAACATGgccaacaaaacaatttttgtatataatgacTCCCGCATAACCAAGtgttgttgataaaaatttggATTAAATGACCTACAGAATACCTTACTTAGTTTCTTGTCAGGAGCCAAAGCTGACAAAATCGGAATAGGCTTACCCACTTTtactaaatcatttttactatcAGAATTCCATCGTCAAAACGGCGTCTCCAACAACATAACTACCACGTCTGTCACTGGATACGTCATAACTCCaacagtaattaatttaataatgtttattacaaaaaactgCAGCACTCGcacatatattttaacgtaGACGTTAAGACGAACCGGAATCACCGAAAAAGTGTAAGACACAAGCGACCATTCGTACAAGACGTCAAGACAGAAATcactaatgataaatataaaattattatcaatagataTTACAACGGAAAACTGTCCCGAGTCTCGATTGTAACAATAACATCATTACTGATAATGTGTTTTTACGTTGAAATGCCGGCTGACTATATATTCCTGTATACCGAGTCTATTTTTAGTACATAAGGCGATATTAGTCGAGCCTCACAATGAtcattgcgcatgcgcaactcTAGTTATTTAATAGTCGCGTGCATTCGCGTACATACGTTTGTGTGTGTAATTCATGTACACAATAGTACATACTCTGAGGCGGAGTTAAACGGTGCTTACTGACGTCATCGGAACATTGCCGCCGGTTGAAACACTAGCGTTTgtttacgtaataattatttcatacatttcttatcggtttatcactatttttggtaataaacactaaataatataatgatttaccatttacaatataataaataataatttatattgttaaacttggcaaagaagatttttttctcaaataaaatcataaaaacgttaaaaattaatatcaaaatatgtatatgctATCGGTGGgccaaaaaaaactttaatagtattttttacttaaaattttaggTTAGGCAGCGCCTCACTTGCCTCACCCCCAAAACCGCCactggagacaacacatgcgggtataacgtcctcttaaaaccaatagcaactatTTACAAACTAACATTTTCACCGTAAATGTAAAAATCCCTGTTAACGCAACTCCCTGGGTTGGACCTATGATttatcctttttaaattagcctattttCCACCCAGAGTTCTAATCTATATCTGTACCAAATTTTATCACAATCGGATACAGGATACACACTACACACATACAggcattcatttatatataaatagatcaTTAATTTAGTcggttaagttgaataattattatttggttattatcatattaattgaatacaataatatactttagaagtttcaagtacccacaaataatattttttaaaaataacacaaaactaaaatcatttttcttcgtttaaatatctaaattagtCCAAATTTGgccataaaataacaataaaaaaaaaaactatttttatattttttggttacataataacctacttacatggaaccttgttttaaattttcaatccttagctataaaagttgaaccttttaatcatttttgaattttaagttcgATACATTCTAACAAAATTCGTACTtaaaaatggttataaaaaaattttgcctatgtatttttaatatttttcaactgctgttgTAACAATTTATCAAGACCCTTGCATAATATTTTCACCTACTAAATATTTGCAACTACAtctattcaaaaatgttaatgtagTAAACCAACAATGTAGTAATTGATTTGTATGACTAATTGTAGATCAGTTGATACCAAGTTTAAGCTTGGCAACAGTACTTGAAAATATTGCTGCGTTTTCCAAATTGTCCATACCAAACATATTAcagtaaaatacttataatcaaaataaaatataaatataaaatttattaatataaaattacattaaataaaagttaacttataaaatcaattagatatatattttttaaaaatggacGGACcgataaataatcttaaaataaagGTGAACAAATTATAGGAATGTGACAATTATAGCAATAACATTGGTGCTTACACATTAATAATTGGTTCTTGGAcggaataattattcataaatctaggtatacaatatgtacgtagtaatcaagtataaaataaaggCACTATAAGTTGCTTAGATACACCTGTGATGTTGCCTTGGAAAGTCAAGGGGAGGTTTTAAACAAATGTAATATGGAAactgtagaaaaatatttttaattcctcCGGCAACGTTACTATAATTGTTCTTTGATGGAaaagtagtttaaaaataaaggtGAACAAAGTATAGGTATGTAGCAATCAAGATTGAAACATTTACACTAGCAGTTTTGATGCTGGAGCTTCTTAAGTGTGATGATGGTTGGCCACAAGCTGGTGGGCATACTGGTATTATTGTTTCTGCAAAGTTAACAaacaataaaagttaaattgcgtttaaaaatatacttcttTTATGTTAAGAGCTTGTCGCACCCACATATGTTGTGTCCATCTtactaatgcataatataccaaaatgtacGTACAGCAGTTCCAATTTTGTATTGATAGCTTAAATATTTAGAGTGAATTGCCCTATTATCAAAGTTATATGTAAGAATATTATACGTGTTTTATCATtggttttttatgttattttaatttttaagtaaataatgagtattttcaaatattaatattttacttattcaaattcactctaatatttaagtcttaagctaacaacataaaatagtaACTACTGGacgtatattttgatatattatgcgGTAATAAAACGGTGACAACACATGCGGGCACAACATCCTCTTCAGATGCAACCTTGGCGGTCGCCAGTTTTTATCTGCGACGGTCAGGCAACACTCGTATGTTACCTCCACCAAATCAACTATCTGTACACCTGTTGTGTAGCTAAGCCGGTCCTGCACACAAATGGACATTGGGATTCTTTCTTAACTTGAATAGATTATGGAAATTATAgggaaaacataaaattatttgataataaatattacaacacaataaatttgtatactgtaataattataaattttatctattacataccataatgtataataagtacAATGCAATAGTTTTGCTGTCTTACAAAAGTATAACACATATAATTTTACGTTCACAATAATCCATTTTAcactgttatttttaaaattagagtaaatgcacatattataaaatttaaaggtaagattattatctaggcgtTTCAgagacttttattgatatttttattttgaagcaaattatgaaaattttaaaatatacaaacaaattagttttaaaatgctGATGGTATTGCTTTCTTATTAAAATACCGATATAATCGTTTTAGATCAAACCTGGAtgataatcttacctttaaattttataaaacataaattcattctaattttaaaaataacagagtaaaatgGACTACTGTGAACAAAAAATTGTctgttatacatttgtaatataGAGACAACACTAGGATTCGGTaacaagaataaaaaatgtggttagttataacagattatattgaatattggtTAAAACATATTGCATATCTgaggtaaatttttaaaatgtgtatacttTTAAAACAAGACAGAGAAATTTAGATAAGGGAaatactacaattttttttatacaaaaacaatatatcaatttattttaaattgcatgaaatattttttcattttgtcaACACAACTTAAGGCAAATAAGTTGAAAACgatcttataaatattatgttaatgaaattaatatttaccataaAGATTAACTGTAACTTCAGCAGTTCCTAATACATTTGATGCTTTGCAAATGTAATCACCATATTGACGTTTCTCAATTGTGATAATACGTATTGTAGTGTCTGTAAATTCATCTGCAGTAGCAAAATGCGAGATTCTAAATGAAAAGGAAAACTacgttcaatatttttatcacaataGTAACAAACATTTTCAAGTACTCAACCACTAAGTTTACCTATAATGTTGATTGTTGGATAGTTGTATTCCATTATTTATCCAAATAATGGCTGGTGGAGGATAAGCCTCAACATGACATTCGAGATCCATGTCATACTGTAGAGCTTGTCCCAAACGAGGTTTAGGAACAGTTATAACTGGAGCAAATTCTACCTCTATGGCAATATTACGCCTGGCGCCTTTTCCAACACCATTTTCAGCTACACAGTAATAGGTTCCACGATCTTCTTTAGTTATTGCcggaattttcaaaatgttaccTCTAGAAgattaaatgtatgtttaatttatgttaatgtttaatatgcctattatatatattgttattgttagtaCCTATAAATTGATCCGCCTGTTGGTAAAATAGCATTATTTTCACGTCTCCAGGAAACTCTCGGACTAGGAAATCCACCAGCATAACATTCAAGTTTTACTGGTTGACCCTCATTTACAACCAATGATCTAGTTGAGTTGTCAGAAATAATAGGAGGTCTGCGCACTTCTAACTCTACATCAGCTGAAATTTTGTTGTTCAACCCAAGCAATACTTGACAGCGATAGTAACCAGCATCAGTTTCTTGAATATCcttaatctaaaaattaaaattatttcaaaataaaataatagatataccTAAATGCTTAGATTATTGATGAACACACAAATATAACACAAGTATAGTACATTACATTtatcgtaaaaatgtatttaaatcaatgtttaaatacCTGTAGTGTGTAACTAGTGCTGTCAATGTCTTGTCTTAATGAAAATCTTGAATCTTTTATAATAAGTGTACTTCCAGATGAAAGCATAACAGGTtcagttattttttctttatcaaCCTTAACCCATAAAACAGGGAAATCCATGGCATATAAAACTGAACATGTCATCTCAGCTGTGCCACCAATATCTTTAATAGGTTTTTGTGTTATATGAGATATAGTGGGTGTCCTCTGAGAAAAcgctaaaattaaaattaaatattaataattttactatgcaacatcataatatttataatataagtattaagtataagcCAAAAACATGATTAACGACAAATATGTTTGGTTGCCAACTGCAAGAAGAAATAAGAATGAGTGGTGGTTGGTTATTACGCTGAAGAAAATGagttagaatttaaaaaataatacacaatttatgaaatagaaattttaagcaaatttaacaattatgaAAACTGGGACGAAATAAATCACTCTATCAAATCAGATTTAATTATAGAGCTATGGTTAGCAgataataatcttttatttaGAGATCTACGAAATATTTGGGATAGGAGAAAACTTTGTAAAGTTTACAAGACTATCGCCAAACTATTATATCGTACAGAATCACCTGCTTATGatcatgtattaaaattttacaaatacatcaaaataattttttgaaaattgccaTTTGTAAGGATTTTTCAACACACACTGTTGATCTAAACAACAGTTTCTATGTATtaacagttaaaaatgtattactaagTCGCAGTAACTtacttaaaaaacataaatgacTTAACCACTCTAAATATAACATAGTCACAAgatttgcaaaaaaaatattttataagagttGGAAACAGTAAAACGATTACTGGGATATAATTTGAAACTATAGGAACTAAAATTGCAAACATGGTGCCGGaagctttattaaattcaaatcttaatcattttaataatagtacaaCACAGGGGCATCTAACTAATTTTTACGAAAGGCTAAATCTGTGATACGCTTCAGCATTATAGGCAAACATTATTTAGATAGGGATAGagaagtaataaaattaaagatttttaaagattatttttagtatttaatatattaagaggACACTACATGGACATTTGTTTCCTCCGTCTTGCaagtaacatagcaaatttgacACAGCAGATCACGTATAGCtctgttagttaaaaaattagagtgaattgaactcttataaaatataatgataagattattatctagggagTCTCATAGgctattactatattttaattttaaggtgagttgagaattttaaaattataaattgtttgaaaattttaaaatactcataacttgctttaaaattaaaatataataaaaagcctaggAGATACccagataataatcttatcgttaaattttacaattcactctaatttttaaaataatggagCCAGACGTAATCTGCTGAGAGTTAAATTTGCTGTTACGcaattgtaagacggagacaacaaatatccgTGTAGCTTCATCCGttgaggctcctgatataacaCATTGGTGATTAATGATTTCACGGCTTttcagtaatataatttaaatattataatagtaccttaTAATAAGCTTGAATAATTGACgttgtgaatttattttatataatttgcacAGTTTTGAGTATATTCATtacaatagttgttattttagttttttctaaattatacaaactagtattatctaatttatattctttaacaaaccccccaaaaaaaccaaaataattataattataatataatcccacaatataatatacaatctatttGCTGttctcaatattataaaaattataaattaattaattatacatttaaatattaaacaattatttgtatatttattttgtccaatttattagacatttattatttttttcaaatttacataggtattaaaggttttataatatgatggtaataactaataattataatttattatatattattatcataataataatataataggtgtgtttcagaaagaaaaaaatatgatatatacttttattgagAAAAAACTTTACAAATGAACATAACAAGTAAATATATGATAGAATATAAGTTATGAGTACTCTGTATATAAAAGTAGTTTAATTTGCTATTACATGAATTAGTTTCAGAAATTTCCTgaagatattatactatattgatttcaaaaattaaaaacaactcaacaatataattagataagtCTGACAAGTTAATCTGTCaatatatatagttgaaattagaagaatataaaggtcaaataaaaatacacttttGATCATTGTGCTGACAGTGACtttactatattgtattattgtgtctCATGTCTTACAGAGTTctgaatttaatatacctattataaaatatggaaaTTATTAATCTACCTAAAATGCTaacattatagaataatattgataacatttcagctgatatattagatattatattaatatttttattatttatattatatctaaattaatttaactaaattttttttataaattgtattttaaatacggaGCATTTTAAGcttcataaaattatagattgtaATATCGATAACACAAAAAATGGATtgcataataatcattattatattctgtgattataaactatttattatattaaaattatattgatttattatttacattatattaattgtttagaactttttttcctaataatatatttcaagtcttatgttaaataataaaagtaaaggATGTTAATctattaacttaaattttattttataataatttattaaataatgtgttatttttaataaaatcagagTAAAttcagtaaattattaataaatataacaaatagttacacatgaatttaaaataaaaattgttttacattttatttctaattgCCATTAGCCataattgttcaataaaaataatttatttttgataccaTGGAATTTaaggaagaataaataataaataacgcatgcttctaaaaaaataaaaattatcatgatGATAAAAAATGACTTTTGTTATTAATAGttactgttaaaatatttaaccatttAGGTTATGCTCAAATctattttcaattgttatatttaaaaatattaaatagccaATTACTAAGTGTCCACTGGACTTGTGAAATATTGTTGTTCAGTTTTTGTGTAGTGTTGATTAAACTGTAAACTGTCTATATTAATAGtgaagaaatatatttaatttaatattttaaactcgttattgtttaaagttatagttaataattattaattactaagtgaaatttctaaattttaacttaactgaattaaaaattcacgcataactttaataattattcctaTTAATTAAccaagttaaaaaatatcattgacTTACCCAGCGTAGCATTTActcattgaaatttaaaaaacaattaataaataatatatatattataatatatcagtataaaataatacaaacatttaaatcatTACTTGTTTGACAACCAATGAAAATCATACATGTGAATCATAAggaaaattttaactttgattTTTACTTATAAGGAATGTTACAAAATACAAGGTGAAATATAGAATAGATGTTATTTGTTCTTTTTGTACTGTTAAACATTGAAGGTCTGTGAACAATAGcatcacaaacattttttttggggCAATTGCctcaaatatttctattaatttggaCATGTGATTTTGTTAgggagtaaaaatatttttatatttagctaTAATTACagaataagttatattatgttggtttTAATTCAGTGTAATAAATTAGcattatgtatacaataggtACTG
This genomic window from Metopolophium dirhodum isolate CAU chromosome 1, ASM1992520v1, whole genome shotgun sequence contains:
- the LOC132935921 gene encoding lachesin-like is translated as MKNVYSVLVVLCINLAFSQRTPTISHITQKPIKDIGGTAEMTCSVLYAMDFPVLWVKVDKEKITEPVMLSSGSTLIIKDSRFSLRQDIDSTSYTLQIKDIQETDAGYYRCQVLLGLNNKISADVELEVRRPPIISDNSTRSLVVNEGQPVKLECYAGGFPSPRVSWRRENNAILPTGGSIYRGNILKIPAITKEDRGTYYCVAENGVGKGARRNIAIEVEFAPVITVPKPRLGQALQYDMDLECHVEAYPPPAIIWINNGIQLSNNQHYRISHFATADEFTDTTIRIITIEKRQYGDYICKASNVLGTAEVTVNLYETIIPVCPPACGQPSSHLRSSSIKTASVNVSILIATYLYFVHLYF